A genomic stretch from Scomber scombrus chromosome 8, fScoSco1.1, whole genome shotgun sequence includes:
- the kank3 gene encoding KN motif and ankyrin repeat domain-containing protein 3 gives MTQSVQVNPKMPDLGSPFLYSSQEEANQPASYSVQTPYGFQLDLDFLKYVEEIESGHNLRRAPVSSRRSGRGLKLSQRSPSVGGRTSGWTSTESLASPASEDGRAPPPPPPRNRLGSAPCEGLSISPVTILNAPPLSAGAKVPPPPPQRNPRVERTLLETSLRLQQEQSHQHQNGGRFQLGDPPKKLGTSPSSQPLQSSWTKPSPQTSGRSTPATGTTVTPIPPNQLQTVREQMATALKQLKEMEERVKGVPALEKEVAKLRAEKDMLLLALQEKKVAMEAAQQQKQSTESSTQTTETLQTDPSIQSRLTSPTSPGHKGLGKSGELKKLAEKFEGKEEKAVERSTKVLLKTPEKVSVIEKKSVAVGDDMPMDSVVFYHSHGVKDASEGTKVNVCEKGTGTEATLVQEAGIQTRVETEEAAVWVMESLLGVTSETQRELDTLQDTIKFQQESIVALEDRLSVADKDLVILRAQIEEKTSKVTFEKGVLAKPDMTNAQVETLTSELKHVAVSCCPEVSDACVGERLTADQTEQGTQTDSVVTPEEPVPVAVFSIGCQWENLFEEKTEEQKVTVLKKRQLTIAEYKVSPEEEVVSTAEKKEGDQGDTTATSTTKTGMLKSIMKRKDGSNLGENRSAGKKSLQFVGILNGGYESTSSEEEDEEEEEEDGSSSGESGEGECLDSTEEDEAALEEETSEEERNVNLDESDTDEETLRAENYSSDGVKEKFELSSKMREACLILKNHLNDDIKTLKSKEVLSSTHTVQLEWFRISSAKMAQPSRVSDYLMAFSEVSATLLAHVVNMTDGNGNTALHYSVSHSNFGVVGLLLDTGMCCVDKQNKAGYTAIMLAALSTVKEEDDMAVVKKLFSQGNVNAKASQAGQTALMLAVSHGRQEMVRALLECGADVNVQDDEGSTALMCASEHGRAEIVKLLLEQPGCDISIIDNDGSNALSIALEASHNDTAVLLYAHMNYAKTQTAVGSPKAPRSPTTTHKPWPAE, from the exons ATGACTCAGTCGGTGCAAGTTAACCCAAAGATGCCTG ATCTTGGCTCTCCATTCCTCTACTCTAGTCAGGAAGAGGCTAACCAGCCAGCCTCTTACTCCGTCCAAACACCGTATGGTTTTCAGCTCGATCTGGACTTCCTCAAATATGTAGAAGAGATAGAGAGTGGACACAACCTCCGCCGTGCACCAGTTTCCTCCCGTCGCTCTGGACGGGGACTCAAACTCTCCCAGAGGAGTCCTAGTGTTGGGGGTCGCACCAGTGGCTGGACCTCCACAGAGTCTCTTGCATCCCCGGCAAGTGAGGATGGCAGAGCTCCTCCTCCACCGCCACCACGCAACCGCCTTGGGTCAGCGCCCTGCGAAGGACTATCTATTTCCCCTGTGACCATTCTCAATGCTCCTCCGCTGTCTGCCGGAGCCAAAGTGCCACCCCCTCCACCACAGCGCAACCCCAGAGTTGAGCGGACTCTTCTTGAAACTAGTTTGCGGTTACAGCAGGAGCAGAGCCACCAGCACCAGAATGGTGGGCGATTCCAACTTGGAGATCCTCCCAAGAAGCTGGGGACCTCTCCATCGAGTCAGCCACTACAGAGTAGCTGGACTAAACCCAGTCCTCAGACCTCTGGGCGAAGCACTCCAGCTACTGGCACCACAGTGACTCCAATCCCGCCAAACCAGCTGCAGACAGTCAGGGAGCAGATGGCTACAGCCTTGAAGCAGCTGAAGGAGATGGAAGAACGGGTAAAAGGTGTTCCAGCACTTGAGAAAGAAGTGGCCAAACTTCGTGCCGAGAAAGACATGCTCCTGTTGGCACTGCAGGAGAAGAAAGTAGCCATGGAGGCGGCCCAGCAGCAGAAACAGTCTACAGAGTCCTCCACCCAAACCACAGAGACCCTTCAAACTGACCCCAGTATCCAGAGTCGATTAACTTCACCAACCTCACCTGGTCACAAAGGCCTTGGAAAATCTGGGGAACTGAAAAAGCTGGCTGAGAAATTtgaggggaaggaggagaaagctGTAGAGCGTTCAACAAAAGTTTTATTAAAAACTCCAGAGAAAGTTTCAGTCATTGAGAAGAAATCAGTAGCAGTTGGAGATGATATGCCAATGGACTCGGTTGTTTTCTACCATAGCCACGGTGTGAAAGATGCTTCTGAGGGCACTAAGGTGAATGTTTGTGAGAAAGGCACAGGAACAGAAGCTACACTGGTTCAGGAGGCGGGAATACAGACCAGAGTGGAGACAGAGGAGGCTGCAGTTTGGGTAATGGAGTCACTACTTGGGGTCACCTCTGAGACACAGCGGGAGTTGGACACCTTACAGGACACCATAAAATTCCAGCAGGAGTCGATTGTGGCTCTCGAGGACCGACTGAGTGTTGCAGACAAAGACTTGGTAATTCTCAGAGCCCAAATTGAGGAGAAAACGtccaaagtcacatttgaaaagGGTGTTCTCGCCAAACCAGACATGACAAATGCCCAGGTAGAGACATTGACTTCCGAATTAAAGCATGTTGCAGTTTCGTGCTGTCCCGAGGTGAGCGATGCATGCGTAGGTGAGCGCTTAACAGCAGATCAGACTGAACAAGGCACTCAGACTGATTCTGTAGTGACACCAGAAGAACCAGTTCCTGTTGCAGTGTTCAGCATTGGGTGCCAGTGGGAGAATTTGTTCGAGGAAAAGACTGAAGAGCAGAAAGTTACAGTGCTAAAGAAGAGACAGTTGACCATTGCTGAATACAAGGTCTCGCCAGAAGAAGAAGTGGTCAGTACGGCcgagaagaaagagggagaccAAGGAGACACAACTGCAACCAGCACCACTAAGACAG GTATGCTGAAATCAATCATgaagaggaaggatgggagTAACTTGGGCGAAAATCGCAGTGCTGGCAAGAAGAGCCTGCAGTTCGTGGGCATCCTAAATGGAGG GTATGAGTCCACATCGagtgaagaggaagatgaggaagaggaggaggaagatgggaGTTCTTCTGGAGAAAGTGGAGAAGGCGAGTGCTTGGACAGcacagaggaggatgaggcGGCTCTGGAGGAAGAAACATCTGAGGAGGAAAGGAATGTCAACCTGGATGAAAGTGACACAGATGAGGAAACTCTGAGAGCAGAAAATTATTCATCTGATGGTGTGAAAGAGAA GTTTGAGCTGAGCTCAAAAATGCGTGAAGCCTGCCTGATTCTGAAGAATCACCTGAATGATGACATCAAAACACTGAAGAGTAAGGAAGTG CTCTCCAGCACTCACACCGTCCAGCTTGAGTGGTTCCGCATCTCCAGTGCCAAAATGGCTCAGCCATCGCGGGTGTCTGACTACCTGATGGCGTTCTCTGAGGTGTCTGCAACGCTACTGGCGCATGTAGTCAACATGACTGATGGCAACGGCAACACGGCTCTCCACTACAGCGTCTCACACTCCAACTTCGGTGTGGTGGGGCTGCTACTGGACACAG GCATGTGCTGTGTGGATAAACAGAACAAGGCGGGCTACACGGCCATCATGCTGGCTGCTCTTTCTACagtgaaagaggaggatgaCATGGCTGTGGTTAAGAAGCTCTTCAGTCAGGGCAATGTCAACGCCAAAGCCAGCCAG GCTGGCCAGACAGCGTTGATGCTAGCTGTTAGTCATGGTCGGCAGGAGATGGTGCGGGCACTGCTGGAGTGTGGCGCTGACGTCAATGTGCAGGATGACGAGGGATCTACGGCGCTGATGTGTGCCAGCGAACACGGCCGAGCTGAAATCGTCAAGCTGCTACTGGAACAGCCTGGCTGCGACATCTCCATCATTGATAAC GATGGCAGCAATGCTTTGTCCATTGCACTGGAGGCGTCTCACAATGACACAGCTGTGCTGCTCTACGCCCATATGAACTATGCCAAAACTCAGACTGCTGTG GGGAGTCCGAAGGCCCCAAGGAGCCCCACCACTACCCACAAGCCCTGGCCTGCAGAGTGA